The bacterium DNA window GACAGCCCCTGATTGACCTGCCGAGACCACAGCTTGCGGTCCTCGGGCTTCTCCACTTTCTTTTCGAAGCGGAAGATCAGCGCCGTTTTGTATTCATCGAAAAAGGTGCGGCACTCGGGCACGGGGAGCGTGTTGGGCGGACAGCAGGCGTTCTTGCCGTATTCGGAACAGCCGTACATGCACTTCATCCGCACCCACTGCGAGACCACGATGCTTTGCGGCGCAATCCACTTGTAATCCGCAATGCCGTGCCTGGCCAGCAGAGCGTCCATCGCGGCCTTCTTCGTTTCCTCGTTCATCGTTCCTCGCTCATCATTTAAAAAAGGCGACCGGATCGTCAATCCGCAGTTTTTCCCGCACCCAGAAGGCTTCGGCGTACCTGACGCCGATCTGCAGGCCGAAATTGCGGAAGCGCGCTTCCAGATCGTCAAAGAATCCTGAGCGCGAGAGCAGCGTGTCCGGATCGGTGGAACTGGGATTGAAGAACTGCGATTTATAGCACTGCGCCGCCTTCAGCTTCTGCTCCCAGAACTCGCTGATGTCCACAAACACATTCACCTCGGGCATCCAATGGGAGGGGAAATACATCAGCCGCGCGGGAACATGCGGCTCGCCTTCGGCCTCGAAGTTGCGCGCGCCGGAAAGAAACATGGCGTTCTTTACCAGCGCCGACGTGCCTTCGTGGTCGGGATGGCGGTCCTGCAGCCAATGGGTAATGATAATCTTCGGTGTGTGGCGGCGGATGCACTCCACCACCGCGCGGCGGCCTTCGGGAGTATCCTTTACGGTCATATCGCCGAGGTCCAGATTTTCGCGCACGTCCGCGCCGATGACTTTCTTAGCGCATGCCGCCTCAGAGGCGCGAATCGCTGCCGTGCCGCGCGTGCCTTTCTCACCCCGTGTCATGTCCACCATGCCCACGGTGTGACCCAGTGACTTCATCCGCAGCAGCGTCCCGCCGCAC harbors:
- the bshB1 gene encoding bacillithiol biosynthesis deacetylase BshB1, which encodes MAFNNLHVDVLAFGAHPDDLELSCGGTLLRMKSLGHTVGMVDMTRGEKGTRGTAAIRASEAACAKKVIGADVRENLDLGDMTVKDTPEGRRAVVECIRRHTPKIIITHWLQDRHPDHEGTSALVKNAMFLSGARNFEAEGEPHVPARLMYFPSHWMPEVNVFVDISEFWEQKLKAAQCYKSQFFNPSSTDPDTLLSRSGFFDDLEARFRNFGLQIGVRYAEAFWVREKLRIDDPVAFFK
- a CDS encoding DUF2284 domain-containing protein: MNEETKKAAMDALLARHGIADYKWIAPQSIVVSQWVRMKCMYGCSEYGKNACCPPNTLPVPECRTFFDEYKTALIFRFEKKVEKPEDRKLWSRQVNQGLSKLERDVFLAGYQKAFLLFMDSCQLCADCTALRADCKNAVMARPAPEAMAVDVFATARASGYPIEVLSDYNQAMNRYAFLLVE